The genomic window AGCAAACTTCAAAGGTTCGTCTCAATCATCTAGCTAAAATTGCAAGTGAACATACTCCTATAGACCTAGCTTATGCAGCTTCCAAATTACCTCCTAGTGCGCGTCATGTTTTGTTTGAAAATCTTCCAGATTTAGATGCTCAAATTATATTTATCATCAACACAGATGGTAATACACGTGCTGCAATCTTTCGAAATTTAGATGACAAAGGGATTCAGCAGCTAATACAAAAAATGCCTCCAGATGAGGCTGTATGGGTACTTGACGACCTTCCCGATAGACGCTATAGAAGAATTATAGACCTTTTAGACTCCAAGAAGGCTGCTCACATTAAAGAGCTTCAAAAGCATGACAGAAACAGTGCTGGACGCTTGATGACCAATGAATTTTTTGCCTTTACAATGGATATTACCATAGGGGAGGCAGCAGCAAGCATTCGTGATAACCCTGGCATCGATTTAACAAGGCGTATTTTTGTCCTCAACCATGCAGGTGAGCTTCAAGGTTATGTTCCTGCAAGAAATTTGATTGTAAATCCTCCAAATCTACCTCTTCGCCAGGTTATGCGCTCTATTTTACATAAAGTTAATCCTGATACATCCAGAGATGAGGTTGTAGACCTAGTTGAGCGTTATAAAATCCCTGCACTTCCTGTTGTCGACGTAGATAACTTTCTTGTAGGTGTTGTAACGTATGAAGATGTTGTTGAGGCTATAGAGGATATTGCCGATGAAACTATTGCGCGTATGGCGGGTACTGCAGAGGATGTAAGTGCTCATGAACCTGTGTTTAAGCGCTTTTTGTCAAGAGCCCCTTGGCTTGTGGTTACCGTTTGTGGTGGATTAATCAGCGCTGCTATCATGGCTTATTATCAAAGCCTAGAGAGCAACCTTCTTGCTTTTATCGTATTTTTTGTGCCCCTAATCACGGGGATCTCTGGAAATGTCGGCATTCAATGTAGTACAGTGCTTGTGCGTAGCATGGCAATTGGTGTGCTCTCTTCTGGGAATAAGGGGTCTGCTGTCTCTAAGGAGATGGTAATTGGCTTATCTATTGGAGTCGTCTTTGGTATATTTTGTGGTTTTGCCGTCTATTTGCTGCACATCTCAGGGATGCACCAGTATGGCACAAGTTCACTAGAAAGTGGTTTAATGGTAGGAGTGGGTGTTTTTGGTGCTTGCTTGACGTCCACGCTTTTA from Chlamydiales bacterium includes these protein-coding regions:
- a CDS encoding magnesium transporter; translated protein: MDSKTSHLDDLLSEKLEDAFHKQTSKVRLNHLAKIASEHTPIDLAYAASKLPPSARHVLFENLPDLDAQIIFIINTDGNTRAAIFRNLDDKGIQQLIQKMPPDEAVWVLDDLPDRRYRRIIDLLDSKKAAHIKELQKHDRNSAGRLMTNEFFAFTMDITIGEAAASIRDNPGIDLTRRIFVLNHAGELQGYVPARNLIVNPPNLPLRQVMRSILHKVNPDTSRDEVVDLVERYKIPALPVVDVDNFLVGVVTYEDVVEAIEDIADETIARMAGTAEDVSAHEPVFKRFLSRAPWLVVTVCGGLISAAIMAYYQSLESNLLAFIVFFVPLITGISGNVGIQCSTVLVRSMAIGVLSSGNKGSAVSKEMVIGLSIGVVFGIFCGFAVYLLHISGMHQYGTSSLESGLMVGVGVFGACLTSTLLGVSSPLFFARLGVDPAVAAGPIVTAFNDIISMIMYFVSSGLINSLFSF